In the genome of Candidatus Bathyarchaeota archaeon, the window GGTCTACCCCATGAAGGCCTTCAAGCTTGGGGATCGGGATCATCAATATTCCAGCTTCGGTTTCAATGAACTTAACCTTCATTCCTTCTTTAATTCCATACTTTCTCATTATCTTGACGGGGATCGTCACCATACTCTTACTGGTAACCCTCGCAATGCAACCCA includes:
- a CDS encoding AbrB/MazE/SpoVT family DNA-binding domain-containing protein; its protein translation is MDSEGFHGKYLNTIFYLMGCIARVTSKSMVTIPVKIMRKYGIKEGMKVKFIETEAGILMIPIPKLEGLHGVDRQHTAALIEGIRELEAEHRKEAEAD